Proteins found in one Sulfurimonas sp. genomic segment:
- the nuoK gene encoding NADH-quinone oxidoreductase subunit NuoK: MNPDMFFLLASVLFSIGLVGIVSRRNLFIVYISIELMLSSINLILATLSKLSNDPAGSVMALIIIAVIAAEAALFLAIIIHLNRLRRSIDSDDFKDLAQSEVK; the protein is encoded by the coding sequence ATGAATCCGGATATGTTCTTCCTTTTAGCCTCAGTTCTTTTTTCAATTGGTTTAGTGGGAATTGTAAGCAGACGCAACCTTTTTATAGTTTATATATCTATAGAGTTGATGCTAAGCTCAATCAACCTCATCCTTGCAACACTTTCAAAACTATCTAACGATCCTGCTGGTAGTGTTATGGCTCTGATCATAATAGCTGTGATTGCAGCCGAAGCAGCTTTGTTTTTAGCAATTATAATTCACCTCAACAGACTAAGACGCTCTATTGACAGTGATGACTTTAAAGACTTAGCTCAAAGCGAGGTAAAATAA